The genomic segment TGCCCGATGCGCCGAATCGCCGATCCTCCGCTGGCATCGGGGGATGCGCGGCGGGCGTGCGGCGGGTTTGTCCGGCCCATGGGCGGGAGGTTATACTTCCGGCCTGGCGGGCTCCGGCGCCGCGCCCCTCACGCGGCGCGCACGGCCGGTCCGCATCTCCCGAAAAGCACCCGCGAAAGCGAGCACATGACCGCATCTCCGCCGCACGACCCCGCCCTCGCTCTGGCGGAAAACCTCGCGGGGCGCGGCGCGTGAGGGTGCTCTTCGTGGCGGACGTGATCGGCAGCCCGGGGCGGCGCACGGTCAACCAGCTCCTGCGCCTGGTGCGGGGCGACGTGCGGGCCGACGCGGTGGTGCTCAACGGCGAGAACTCCGCCGGGGGCTTCGGGATCATGCCCGAGATCGTGCGGGAGATGCTGGAGCTGGGCGTGAACGTGATCACCACCGGCAACCACGTGTGGGACAAGAAGGAGATCCTGCCCCTGCTGGACTCCGAGCCGCGCCTGCTGCGCCCGGCCAACTACCCGCCCGGCAACCCCGGCCACGGCTCGGTCGTGGTCGACGTGGGCGGCGTGCGGCTCGCCGTGCTCAACCTGCAGGGCCGCACGTTCATGGCGCCCATCGACGACCCGTTCCGCTGCGTGGACGGGCTGCTGGAGACGCTGACGGGCGAGGCGGACGCGGTCGTGATCGACTTCCACGCCGAGGCGACCAGCGAGAAGCAGGCGTTCGCGCGCTACGTGGACGGGCGCGTGGCCGCGGTGGTGGGCACGCACACGCACGTGCAGACGGCGGACGAGCGCGTGCTGCCCAAGGGCACGGCACAGATCACCGACCTGGGGATGACGGGCGGCCTGGGTGGGGTGATCGGGATGAAGACCGAGATCTCCATCGAGCGGCAGCGCACGCAGGCACGCGGCGAGCGCATGCAGCCGGCGGACGACGACCTCCATCTCCAGGGCGCCGTGGTGGAGATCGACACGGCGCGGGGCCTGGCGAAGAGCATCGAGCGGGTGAGCGTGCCGTACGCCCGCGTGCTGGCGGGCCTGACTGGGAAGAGGTGACGGTGGCGCGCATCATCGACGGGACCGCGATCAGCCGCGAGATCCGCGCGGAGGTGGCCGCCGAGGTGGCCCAGCTCCGCGCGGCGGGCGTCGTGCCCGGCCTGGCCGTCGTGCTCGTGGGCAGCGACCCGGCGAGCGAGGTGTACGTGGGCAGCAAGGCCCGCGCGTGCCGCGAGGCGGGCATGCACGACCGCACGCTCAAGCTGCCGGCCGACGTGACGGCCGAGGAGCTGTAC from the Longimicrobiaceae bacterium genome contains:
- a CDS encoding TIGR00282 family metallophosphoesterase, translated to MRVLFVADVIGSPGRRTVNQLLRLVRGDVRADAVVLNGENSAGGFGIMPEIVREMLELGVNVITTGNHVWDKKEILPLLDSEPRLLRPANYPPGNPGHGSVVVDVGGVRLAVLNLQGRTFMAPIDDPFRCVDGLLETLTGEADAVVIDFHAEATSEKQAFARYVDGRVAAVVGTHTHVQTADERVLPKGTAQITDLGMTGGLGGVIGMKTEISIERQRTQARGERMQPADDDLHLQGAVVEIDTARGLAKSIERVSVPYARVLAGLTGKR